One Brachyspira suanatina DNA segment encodes these proteins:
- a CDS encoding 5'-methylthioadenosine/adenosylhomocysteine nucleosidase, whose product MSDIKRIAIIGAMDSEITNFKGMIENIEEIEIANITYYKGTLCGKNIVLLKSGIGKVNAAIATTIAIERFNVEKIIFTGVAGSGNPDYDISDIVISKDLIEHDFDTSALDGDELTVLVKGYDKNYYPADASLIQLAKESAQKVIKENKVYIDTIATGDQFVGDNNKVKQIHNKFKAGAIEMEGAAVAHAALMYKVPFVVIRSLSDKADSDAVVDFPKFVVKSAQNSMKIVVEMLENMK is encoded by the coding sequence ATGTCAGATATAAAAAGAATTGCCATAATAGGTGCTATGGATTCAGAAATAACAAATTTTAAAGGTATGATAGAAAATATAGAAGAAATTGAAATAGCTAATATTACTTATTATAAAGGAACATTATGCGGTAAAAATATAGTATTATTAAAATCAGGAATTGGTAAAGTTAATGCTGCTATTGCTACAACTATAGCTATAGAAAGATTTAATGTTGAAAAAATAATATTTACAGGAGTTGCAGGTTCAGGCAATCCTGATTATGATATATCTGATATAGTTATATCAAAAGACTTAATAGAACATGACTTCGATACAAGTGCTTTAGACGGAGATGAACTTACTGTACTAGTTAAAGGTTATGATAAAAATTACTATCCTGCTGATGCTTCTTTGATACAATTAGCAAAAGAATCTGCCCAAAAAGTGATAAAAGAAAATAAAGTATATATTGATACAATAGCTACAGGCGATCAGTTTGTTGGTGATAATAATAAAGTTAAGCAAATTCATAATAAATTCAAAGCCGGAGCTATAGAGATGGAAGGTGCTGCTGTTGCCCATGCCGCTTTAATGTATAAAGTACCTTTTGTAGTTATAAGATCATTATCTGACAAAGCAGACAGTGATGCTGTAGTGGATTTTCCTAAATTTGTTGTAAAATCTGCTCAGAACTCCATGAAAATAGTGGTAGAAATGCTTGAAAATATGAAATAA
- a CDS encoding aldo/keto reductase yields the protein MFNVKFNNGIEMPILGLGLYKITDKKELANTIKWAIEAGYRKFDTAQFYDNEKELGEVIKEMGIKREEIFITTKIWNTKQGYNSTRKSFEESLEKLNMDYVDLVLIHWPGQNKERYLDTYRALENICQSKKAKSIGLSNFEIKHLKDIFAHCNIAPVINQIERHPNLLRNELIEFCKDHNIVVEAWSPLGRGKMVENKTIIDIANKYNKTPAQIILRWNIESNISVIPKSSNKERIEENINIFDFKLDKNDIEKINSLENGSRVGDDPLTFDF from the coding sequence ATGTTTAATGTAAAATTTAATAACGGTATAGAAATGCCTATATTAGGGCTTGGACTATATAAAATAACAGATAAAAAAGAATTAGCAAATACTATAAAATGGGCAATAGAAGCTGGATACAGAAAATTTGATACTGCTCAGTTTTATGATAATGAAAAAGAATTAGGTGAAGTTATAAAAGAAATGGGTATAAAAAGGGAAGAAATATTTATAACCACTAAAATATGGAACACTAAACAGGGTTACAATTCTACAAGAAAATCATTTGAAGAAAGTTTGGAAAAACTTAATATGGATTATGTAGATTTAGTTCTTATACATTGGCCTGGTCAAAATAAGGAGAGATATTTAGATACATACAGAGCATTAGAAAATATATGCCAAAGTAAAAAAGCAAAATCTATAGGGTTAAGCAACTTTGAAATAAAACATTTAAAAGATATATTTGCACATTGCAATATAGCTCCTGTAATAAATCAAATAGAAAGACATCCTAATTTGCTAAGAAATGAATTGATAGAATTCTGTAAAGATCATAATATTGTAGTAGAAGCATGGTCTCCTTTAGGAAGAGGAAAAATGGTTGAAAATAAAACTATAATCGATATAGCAAATAAGTACAATAAAACTCCCGCTCAAATAATATTAAGATGGAATATAGAAAGTAATATATCAGTGATACCAAAATCATCAAATAAAGAAAGAATAGAAGAAAACATAAATATATTTGATTTTAAATTAGATAAAAATGACATTGAAAAAATAAATTCATTAGAAAATGGATCTAGAGTTGGAGACGATCCTTTAACTTTCGATTTTTAA
- the fliS gene encoding flagellar export chaperone FliS: MSSNNGYEKYKKVDVSTASQNRLIVMLYDGAIKFLETACAAMDKKHGTEEAHNNIVKAQEIIYELLSSLNYEAGDIAHRLASIYTYMNQKLTEGNISKTKPPLLEVIRYLKELKTAWEGVEEQMAKANSENKASSNNNKDNSSSNSDSKLNITG; this comes from the coding sequence TTGTCAAGTAATAACGGTTACGAAAAATATAAAAAAGTAGATGTGAGTACCGCTTCTCAAAATAGACTTATAGTTATGCTTTATGATGGGGCTATTAAGTTTTTGGAAACCGCTTGTGCTGCTATGGATAAAAAACATGGCACTGAAGAAGCACATAATAATATAGTAAAAGCACAGGAAATCATATATGAGCTTTTATCTTCTCTTAATTATGAGGCAGGAGATATAGCACATAGACTTGCTTCTATATATACATATATGAATCAAAAACTCACAGAGGGTAATATATCTAAAACTAAGCCGCCTTTGTTAGAAGTGATAAGATATCTTAAAGAGCTTAAAACAGCTTGGGAAGGTGTTGAAGAGCAAATGGCTAAGGCTAATAGTGAAAATAAAGCATCATCTAATAATAACAAAGATAATTCTTCATCAAATAGTGATAGTAAATTAAATATAACAGGTTGA
- a CDS encoding protein kinase: MKKVYKSTILFIIFSIVLLSCGEKDTETIEQYEARMNRLEILKYYNIQDVMAPRVVNDGVLFTFAENYDSVEISGDFNNWEDSIPLIKSSYGVYYYLWQQPLKAGKYSYRYRVNGVWINDPVNANIEYDNNNQVVSYFVLTNDIGFYEKNPIYNSDGTVTFFYSNDTAKEVMFTSDKLGFDSLRYPMTYSNNLWVITLRAEAGNYYYNFVVDRIWEVDPLNMNVYKGSDGRLHSYTLINYNQTNKRMVY, encoded by the coding sequence ATGAAAAAAGTATATAAATCAACAATATTATTTATTATTTTTAGCATAGTTCTTTTGTCATGCGGAGAGAAAGATACTGAAACTATAGAACAGTATGAAGCTAGAATGAATAGATTGGAAATTTTGAAATATTATAATATACAAGATGTTATGGCACCAAGAGTTGTAAATGACGGAGTATTATTTACATTTGCTGAAAATTATGATTCTGTAGAAATATCTGGTGATTTTAATAATTGGGAGGATAGCATACCTCTTATAAAGAGTTCTTATGGTGTTTATTATTATCTTTGGCAGCAGCCTCTTAAAGCTGGAAAATATTCATATAGATACAGAGTAAATGGTGTTTGGATTAATGACCCTGTAAATGCTAATATCGAATATGATAATAATAATCAGGTTGTAAGCTATTTTGTTTTAACTAATGATATAGGATTCTATGAAAAAAATCCTATTTATAATTCTGATGGTACAGTTACATTCTTCTACAGTAATGATACAGCTAAAGAGGTTATGTTTACTTCTGATAAATTGGGTTTCGATAGTTTAAGATATCCTATGACTTATTCTAATAATTTATGGGTTATAACTTTGAGAGCTGAGGCTGGAAACTACTATTATAATTTTGTTGTAGACAGAATATGGGAAGTTGATCCTCTTAATATGAATGTTTATAAAGGAAGCGATGGAAGACTTCATTCATATACATTGATAAATTATAATCAAACTAATAAAAGAATGGTATATTAA
- a CDS encoding flagellar biosynthetic protein FliO: MIKKISVIFLIIFSIALTQENTNDTNLNNTNNAAAVTEENTNNAPETNFFNAPIDNTNNANEPAILQDIRNIQDRAEVSNGWMFIRAIIGFIVTLVGIYLVFIYLKNKSKKVSGSSDIIKVLATTPVATNRYISIIEIVEDMYLVSISDHNINLLSKIEDKETKDQIKMMYINSKNNTVDDSFKNIFNQTLSVFKQPKMKEKDPLQTTSEIRERLHDLNAENPTINNNNDDNQNK; this comes from the coding sequence ATGATTAAAAAAATTTCTGTCATATTCTTAATTATTTTCAGCATAGCACTTACTCAAGAAAACACAAATGATACTAATCTAAATAATACTAACAATGCGGCTGCTGTAACAGAAGAAAATACGAATAATGCACCAGAAACTAATTTTTTTAATGCCCCTATAGATAATACCAATAATGCAAATGAACCTGCTATATTACAAGACATTAGAAATATTCAGGACAGAGCCGAAGTAAGTAATGGCTGGATGTTTATAAGAGCTATAATTGGTTTTATAGTTACTTTGGTTGGTATATATCTTGTATTTATATATTTGAAAAATAAGTCAAAAAAAGTTTCAGGGTCAAGCGATATCATTAAAGTGCTTGCCACTACTCCTGTAGCTACAAACAGATATATATCTATAATAGAGATTGTTGAAGATATGTATTTAGTTTCTATTTCGGATCATAATATTAATTTATTATCAAAGATTGAAGATAAAGAAACTAAAGATCAAATAAAAATGATGTATATCAACTCTAAAAACAATACTGTAGATGACAGTTTTAAAAATATTTTTAATCAAACATTATCAGTATTCAAACAGCCAAAAATGAAAGAAAAAGATCCTTTACAAACAACTTCAGAAATTAGAGAAAGACTTCATGATTTGAATGCTGAAAATCCTACAATAAATAATAACAATGATGATAATCAAAATAAATAA
- a CDS encoding type ISP restriction/modification enzyme — MIKELSAYLERIKDITTEDKEHTYRGALEILLNNVKNNLNFSKVNIKHEPNNDKEGRGAPDFLITIDSLVLGYIENKRVNANLDEIIKSDQIKKYLLLSDNIILTDYLRFILIDENCNIIDEVRICELSEIKNYKKIKLDDAGTKLLDIFKIFFSREPKPINTALEFADALAMRTRILRDDLYELENNNQIERLYHIFKTTIYSQIDFADFCDNFAQTLTYSLFLARLNTNEKIDLYNVTKFIPKSFPLIRAMSKFLQDLEELNTNDLKTIEWLLNEIINITNHINIVSIVEELNKYDNTAVQKDPYMHFYETFLYKYNPELRELRGVYYTPQSVVNFIIDSIDIVLKDYFHKNKGLGEALEKDTNITLLDFATGTGTFLLDSFRKALSYYQKNSVKYNPKELINKFYGFEFMIAPYTIAHLKISQTLKEEFDYSLQDDERLNIFLTNTLENIHLDEGKEKNNIFEELNEEMNLAQKTKEKEILIITGNPPYSGASANKGIFEEEVRKEYKDGLESSPLAITRNGKIEKEKNPKWLLDDYVKFIRFAQQKIDNQNGGGIFGFISNNSFLDNPTFRGMRYSLLKSFDEIYIVNLHGNTRKKEACPDGSKDENVFDIMQGVSINIFVKHSQKIKDKKVEDKKLNPSYYKYGGDYANVYYYDLYGKREYKYKFLFDNNIKSIEWNKLEYKEPFFLFVKQDENLREEYDKFYSIKDIFRIYNVGIVTSKDSVLIGLSEDKLKEQVKNYYDEFDNSFVEIINYRPFDKRFVYYDTDKIERARKDIMEHFLKDDNNIGVICDRGTKLKEISNIFISNNLIDLHLVGSGSYIFPLYLYNTPSAKKAIQSENYNVGDLFEQYEENPFENSDKIENFTVNFRNFIDKKYDYNFSPEDVLGYIYAVLFHKTYRTKYIDFLKIDFPKIPFTDSKDIFIKLSELGTQLYNLHLMKDNNLNNDVGEGLYKDDKNNKIEKPIYNEKEKRLFINKSLYFDNVSKEVWLYKIGGYQVLDKYLKSHKSEDIDYSYFQKIIQILDKSLNLENEIAGINFL, encoded by the coding sequence ATGATTAAAGAATTATCTGCATATTTAGAACGTATAAAAGATATTACCACTGAAGATAAAGAGCATACTTACAGGGGTGCTTTAGAAATTTTATTAAATAATGTAAAAAATAATCTTAATTTTAGTAAAGTAAATATAAAGCATGAACCTAATAATGATAAAGAGGGCAGAGGAGCACCTGATTTTTTAATCACTATTGATTCTCTTGTTTTGGGGTATATAGAAAATAAAAGAGTGAATGCTAATCTTGATGAAATTATTAAAAGTGATCAGATAAAAAAATATTTACTTTTAAGTGATAATATTATACTTACAGATTATTTGAGATTTATATTAATTGATGAAAATTGTAATATTATTGATGAAGTGAGAATATGCGAATTAAGCGAGATTAAAAATTATAAAAAAATTAAACTAGATGATGCAGGCACAAAGCTTTTAGATATATTTAAAATATTTTTCTCAAGAGAACCTAAACCTATAAATACAGCTTTAGAGTTTGCTGATGCTTTAGCTATGCGTACTAGAATATTGAGAGATGATTTATATGAACTTGAAAATAATAATCAGATAGAACGTTTATATCATATATTTAAAACTACAATTTATTCGCAGATAGATTTTGCCGACTTTTGCGATAACTTTGCCCAGACTCTTACTTATAGTTTATTCTTAGCCAGACTTAATACAAATGAAAAAATAGATTTATATAATGTAACTAAGTTTATACCGAAATCTTTTCCATTAATAAGAGCAATGAGTAAATTTCTTCAAGATTTGGAAGAATTAAATACTAATGATTTAAAAACTATAGAATGGCTTTTGAATGAAATAATAAATATTACAAATCATATAAATATTGTTTCTATTGTAGAAGAATTAAATAAATATGATAATACAGCAGTGCAGAAAGACCCTTATATGCATTTTTATGAAACTTTTTTGTATAAATATAATCCAGAGCTTAGAGAATTAAGAGGCGTTTATTATACTCCTCAAAGTGTGGTTAATTTTATTATTGATTCTATAGATATAGTTTTAAAAGATTATTTTCATAAAAATAAAGGCTTAGGCGAGGCATTAGAAAAAGATACTAACATAACACTTTTAGACTTTGCAACTGGTACAGGCACATTTTTGCTTGATTCTTTTAGAAAGGCTTTATCTTATTATCAAAAAAACTCTGTTAAATATAACCCTAAAGAATTAATTAATAAATTTTACGGCTTTGAGTTTATGATAGCTCCATATACAATAGCACATCTTAAAATATCTCAGACACTAAAAGAAGAATTTGATTATAGTTTACAAGATGATGAAAGATTAAATATATTTTTAACCAACACTTTAGAAAATATACATTTAGATGAAGGCAAAGAAAAAAATAATATATTTGAAGAACTTAATGAAGAGATGAATCTTGCACAAAAAACAAAAGAAAAAGAGATTCTCATAATAACAGGCAATCCGCCATATAGCGGAGCAAGTGCCAATAAAGGCATATTTGAGGAAGAAGTAAGAAAAGAATATAAAGACGGTTTAGAGTCTTCTCCTTTAGCTATAACAAGAAATGGCAAAATAGAAAAAGAAAAAAATCCTAAATGGCTTCTTGATGATTATGTGAAGTTTATAAGATTTGCACAGCAAAAAATAGATAATCAGAATGGCGGAGGAATATTTGGCTTTATTTCTAATAATTCATTTTTGGATAATCCTACTTTTAGAGGTATGCGTTATAGTTTATTAAAAAGTTTTGATGAAATATATATTGTAAATTTGCATGGCAATACCAGAAAAAAAGAAGCATGTCCAGACGGCAGCAAAGATGAAAATGTGTTTGATATAATGCAGGGTGTGAGTATAAATATATTTGTAAAGCATAGTCAAAAAATAAAAGATAAAAAAGTTGAAGATAAAAAATTAAATCCTTCATATTATAAATATGGCGGTGATTATGCTAATGTATACTATTATGATTTGTACGGTAAAAGAGAATATAAATATAAATTTCTTTTTGATAATAATATTAAAAGCATAGAGTGGAATAAATTAGAATATAAAGAGCCTTTCTTTTTATTTGTAAAACAAGATGAAAATTTACGCGAAGAATATGATAAATTTTATAGTATAAAAGATATTTTTAGAATTTATAATGTTGGTATAGTAACATCAAAAGATTCTGTGTTAATAGGTTTGAGTGAAGATAAATTGAAAGAACAAGTTAAAAATTATTATGATGAATTTGATAATTCTTTTGTAGAAATTATTAATTATCGTCCTTTTGATAAAAGGTTTGTTTATTATGATACGGATAAAATAGAAAGGGCAAGAAAAGATATTATGGAACATTTTTTAAAAGATGATAATAATATAGGAGTCATATGTGATAGAGGTACAAAATTAAAAGAAATATCGAATATTTTTATTTCTAATAATTTAATTGATTTACATCTTGTAGGTTCTGGAAGTTATATTTTTCCATTATATTTATACAATACCCCTAGTGCTAAAAAAGCTATTCAGTCTGAAAATTATAATGTTGGAGATTTATTTGAGCAGTATGAAGAAAATCCATTTGAAAATTCAGATAAGATAGAAAATTTTACTGTTAATTTTAGAAATTTCATTGATAAAAAATATGATTATAATTTCTCGCCTGAAGATGTATTAGGCTATATCTATGCAGTGCTGTTTCATAAAACTTACAGAACTAAATATATAGACTTTCTAAAAATTGATTTCCCTAAAATTCCTTTTACTGATTCCAAAGATATATTTATAAAATTAAGTGAGTTAGGTACTCAATTATACAATCTTCATCTAATGAAAGATAATAATTTAAATAATGATGTGGGTGAGGGGTTATATAAAGATGATAAGAATAACAAAATAGAAAAGCCTATTTATAATGAAAAAGAAAAAAGATTATTTATTAATAAAAGTCTATATTTTGATAATGTATCAAAAGAAGTTTGGCTCTATAAAATTGGAGGCTATCAGGTATTAGATAAATATTTAAAATCTCATAAGAGTGAAGATATTGATTACTCTTATTTTCAGAAGATTATACAGATTTTAGATAAGTCATTGAATTTAGAAAATGAAATTGCAGGTATTAATTTTTTGTAA
- the nagA gene encoding N-acetylglucosamine-6-phosphate deacetylase codes for MRIIITNESVYEWAAYYTVKCILDYSDKDKPFVLSFPLRYINKSYYQKLLSFYNDNIVSFKNIHIVSSGEYIDSNISQKYLEDNFLKFIDIPKENVHLFDSSVANRKEEARRMANLIKELGNITLLIDNLAEDGSFLLNTPSSSLDGSVRDKKISEIIRSYESKKFNMPIEMFPREGFTLGFEEAFNAKYILVMANGYDVSDALAHCVEGAISQFYPTSVLQEHKKLIIVADEESSSDLRVKTYKYAKSLESKSLHPKELIKGLYKSYYALTNIKIFDGEKFIEGHCIVIENNVIKSVEKEIDVDAVITRIDLGGKIVAPGYIDLQVNGIGGYDINADPSIETLKNMNEVCQRYGCTSYLPTVITNGDEYMIKIIDLFNSIEDLSVIGVLGIHFEGPYISHEKRGIHNDKFIREPNMEMIDKINASKCVMVTVAPEMVDGEVIEEFAMAGKVVSVGHTNGTYTEIKEKIPYGITFATHLFNAMRPWGSREPGAVGAVLETKDMYAGLICDGVHCDFASVELAYKLKTGHICIVTDAIAPAASDIKEYIWAGKKIHRDGNRLIDDNGTLGGSSITMSQSVRNVVNEVGATVEEALKMASLYPAQVMGIDDKYGRIKEGYIADLVILDEKLVVKGVVFKGNYKEYDYDHEWVTHA; via the coding sequence ATGAGAATCATTATTACAAATGAAAGCGTTTATGAATGGGCTGCTTATTATACTGTAAAATGTATATTAGACTATTCAGATAAAGACAAGCCTTTTGTATTATCTTTTCCTTTAAGATATATCAATAAATCATATTATCAAAAATTATTATCTTTCTACAATGATAATATAGTATCTTTCAAAAATATTCATATAGTTTCATCTGGTGAATATATAGATTCAAATATATCACAAAAATATTTAGAAGATAATTTCTTAAAATTTATAGATATACCTAAAGAAAATGTTCATTTATTTGACAGCAGTGTAGCAAATAGAAAAGAAGAAGCTAGGAGAATGGCTAATCTAATAAAAGAATTAGGCAATATCACTTTATTAATAGATAATTTAGCTGAAGATGGAAGTTTCTTGCTTAATACTCCAAGCTCATCATTAGATGGAAGCGTAAGAGATAAAAAAATAAGTGAAATAATAAGAAGCTATGAATCCAAAAAATTCAATATGCCTATAGAAATGTTCCCAAGAGAAGGTTTCACATTAGGTTTTGAAGAAGCCTTTAATGCTAAATATATACTTGTCATGGCGAACGGATATGATGTATCCGATGCTTTAGCTCATTGTGTTGAAGGAGCTATAAGCCAATTCTACCCTACTTCTGTACTGCAAGAGCATAAAAAACTTATAATTGTTGCCGATGAAGAATCAAGCAGTGATTTAAGAGTAAAAACTTATAAATATGCTAAAAGTTTGGAAAGCAAGAGTTTACACCCTAAAGAACTTATCAAAGGTCTTTATAAATCTTATTATGCACTTACAAATATCAAAATATTTGACGGTGAAAAGTTTATAGAAGGACATTGTATTGTTATAGAAAATAATGTTATAAAAAGTGTAGAAAAAGAAATTGATGTTGATGCTGTTATTACAAGAATAGATTTAGGAGGAAAAATAGTTGCTCCTGGATATATAGACTTGCAGGTTAATGGTATAGGAGGATATGACATTAATGCTGATCCTTCTATAGAAACATTAAAAAATATGAATGAAGTTTGTCAAAGATACGGCTGTACTTCATATTTGCCGACTGTTATTACAAACGGCGATGAATATATGATAAAAATAATAGACTTGTTTAACAGTATAGAAGATTTATCAGTAATAGGCGTATTAGGCATACATTTTGAAGGACCTTATATATCTCATGAAAAAAGAGGTATTCATAATGATAAATTTATAAGAGAACCTAATATGGAAATGATAGATAAAATCAATGCCTCAAAATGCGTAATGGTAACAGTAGCACCGGAAATGGTTGATGGTGAAGTTATAGAAGAATTTGCTATGGCTGGAAAGGTTGTATCTGTAGGCCATACTAATGGTACTTATACAGAAATAAAAGAAAAAATACCTTACGGCATAACTTTTGCCACTCACTTATTCAATGCTATGCGTCCTTGGGGTTCAAGAGAGCCGGGTGCTGTAGGTGCTGTACTTGAAACAAAAGACATGTATGCCGGTTTAATATGTGACGGAGTACATTGTGATTTTGCTTCTGTAGAACTTGCTTACAAATTAAAAACAGGTCATATATGTATAGTAACTGATGCCATAGCTCCTGCAGCTTCAGATATAAAAGAATATATTTGGGCTGGTAAAAAAATACATAGAGACGGCAACAGACTTATAGATGATAACGGAACTTTAGGAGGATCATCTATAACTATGAGTCAGTCTGTAAGAAATGTAGTTAATGAAGTTGGTGCTACAGTAGAAGAGGCTTTAAAAATGGCTTCGCTCTACCCTGCTCAGGTTATGGGCATAGATGATAAATACGGCAGAATCAAAGAAGGATATATTGCCGATTTAGTTATACTGGATGAAAAGTTAGTTGTAAAAGGCGTTGTATTCAAAGGAAATTACAAAGAATACGATTATGACCATGAATGGGTAACTCATGCTTAA
- a CDS encoding 6-phosphogluconolactonase, producing the protein MNIYIADSYRDYTVFTAKHILNFLEKKQEKKEKLYISVSSQDDTKDIYKEIVENVKNYKINFKNIFIFQQSEYIGLSPTDKNSKAYFLKENLLSKIDIPEENVFLFDGKGDESQMDRQLDIINKIGRFDVIWYSLTADSTSAGNERMSSLSSLFRIKTLSDHSINEIKYKFEDESQVPTTVFSMGMGFIDMVDTVLLTSSGINNSCSLRDCLEYGISNSSPLSKLQKHSDVTVIADYESSLRLSSQTVFMKIEKNIK; encoded by the coding sequence ATGAATATATATATAGCTGATTCATATCGAGATTATACCGTATTCACAGCAAAACATATTCTAAATTTCTTAGAAAAAAAACAGGAAAAAAAAGAAAAACTTTATATTTCTGTTTCGAGTCAGGATGATACTAAAGATATATATAAAGAAATAGTAGAAAATGTTAAAAACTATAAAATTAATTTCAAAAATATATTTATATTTCAGCAATCGGAATATATCGGGCTTTCTCCGACAGATAAAAACAGTAAGGCATATTTTTTAAAAGAAAATTTGCTTTCAAAAATAGATATACCTGAAGAAAATGTATTCTTATTTGACGGAAAAGGCGATGAATCTCAAATGGATAGACAGCTTGATATAATAAACAAAATAGGAAGATTCGATGTTATATGGTATTCGCTTACTGCTGATTCAACTTCTGCAGGAAATGAAAGAATGTCATCATTATCTTCATTATTTAGAATAAAAACTTTAAGCGATCATTCCATAAATGAAATTAAATATAAATTTGAAGATGAAAGCCAAGTACCTACAACTGTATTTAGTATGGGTATGGGATTTATAGATATGGTTGATACAGTTTTATTAACATCATCTGGAATAAATAATTCATGCTCTTTGAGAGATTGTTTAGAATACGGTATAAGCAACTCTTCGCCTTTAAGCAAATTGCAAAAACATAGTGATGTTACTGTTATAGCTGATTATGAATCATCTTTGAGATTATCAAGTCAAACCGTATTTATGAAAATAGAAAAAAATATAAAATAA
- a CDS encoding preprotein translocase subunit SecG translates to MNALLTLGIVVYSIICVLLILIIIIQGGKAEGLFSSAQANVLGSQRGNALSKATTFLSTIFVVGALLISVAISTQKTAFENVTNTPANTTTTQQQPAAPLTAPTNAAPIENTNTVSNQ, encoded by the coding sequence ATGAACGCTTTACTAACTTTAGGAATCGTAGTTTATTCTATAATATGTGTACTATTAATATTGATAATTATCATACAAGGTGGTAAAGCAGAAGGTTTATTTTCAAGTGCTCAGGCTAATGTTTTGGGCAGTCAGAGAGGAAATGCTTTAAGTAAGGCTACTACTTTTCTTTCTACTATATTTGTAGTAGGCGCATTACTTATATCTGTTGCTATAAGTACTCAAAAAACTGCTTTTGAAAATGTTACAAATACTCCTGCTAATACTACAACTACTCAGCAGCAGCCGGCAGCTCCATTAACAGCACCTACCAATGCTGCTCCTATAGAAAATACAAATACTGTTTCTAATCAATAA